A genome region from Crossiella equi includes the following:
- a CDS encoding phosphopantetheine-binding protein, which produces MELAEAPLTLVRTSPEAVLSDLTVMLHKVLGEYGMSTEGDDAVEVTMDSTFHDDLELESIDLVALAGQLEERYGSRVNFAEFIADLELDQIIALTVGQLVDYVVSALDGEN; this is translated from the coding sequence ATGGAGCTCGCGGAAGCGCCCCTGACGCTGGTCCGGACCTCCCCGGAGGCCGTGCTGTCCGACCTCACCGTCATGCTGCACAAGGTCCTGGGCGAGTACGGCATGTCCACCGAGGGAGATGACGCAGTCGAGGTCACCATGGACTCGACCTTCCACGACGACCTGGAGCTGGAGAGCATCGACCTGGTGGCGCTGGCCGGTCAGCTGGAGGAGCGGTACGGCTCGCGCGTCAACTTCGCCGAGTTCATCGCCGACCTGGAGCTCGACCAGATCATCGCGCTCACCGTCGGCCAGCTCGTCGACTACGTCGTGTCCGCTCTCGACGGGGAGAACTGA
- a CDS encoding VOC family protein — protein MRVELTVIELVVHDMRSSLDFYRALGLDIPDTANTEPHVEYVLPGGVKLAWDTEETIRSFHGEGWRAPGKGAGRISLAFQADSPAGVDAAYTDLVGRGHESELAPFDAPWGQRYAVVRDPDGNGVDLFAPLV, from the coding sequence ATGCGAGTCGAACTGACGGTGATTGAACTGGTTGTGCACGACATGCGGAGCAGCCTGGATTTCTATCGCGCACTCGGACTGGACATCCCGGACACCGCCAATACCGAGCCCCATGTGGAGTATGTGCTCCCGGGCGGCGTGAAGCTCGCCTGGGACACCGAGGAGACGATCCGGTCCTTCCACGGCGAGGGCTGGCGCGCGCCGGGCAAGGGTGCGGGGCGCATCTCGCTGGCCTTCCAGGCGGACAGTCCCGCGGGGGTGGACGCGGCCTACACCGACCTGGTCGGCCGGGGCCACGAGTCGGAGCTCGCGCCCTTCGACGCGCCCTGGGGGCAGCGGTACGCGGTGGTGCGGGACCCGGACGGCAACGGCGTGGACCTGTTCGCGCCCCTGGTGTGA
- a CDS encoding helix-turn-helix transcriptional regulator: MSYTEYAPAPALRAHVRCLWTDLGTTGRPQRVLPDGSLDLLWLDGRLAVAGPDTTWRLAALPAGSAVAGLRFRPGAARLLLGGVPAAELRDRTVPAEDLWALPRLGERVASPAEAARFLEETAVGRLTGFGELDPLVMAVTRALDRPAPPPVPDLAARAGLSERTLRRRLVDAVGYGPKTLERILRFQRVVQAGPGGLARVAAEAGYADQAHLSREFRRLAGYPPSSLPGQPTNA, from the coding sequence GTGAGCTACACCGAGTACGCACCGGCCCCGGCCCTGCGCGCCCACGTGCGCTGCCTGTGGACCGACCTGGGCACCACCGGCCGCCCGCAGCGGGTCCTGCCGGACGGCTCGCTCGACCTGCTCTGGCTGGACGGCCGCCTGGCCGTGGCCGGGCCGGACACCACCTGGCGGCTGGCCGCCCTGCCCGCCGGTTCCGCGGTCGCGGGCCTGCGCTTCCGCCCCGGCGCCGCCCGCCTGCTGCTGGGTGGGGTGCCCGCGGCCGAGCTGCGCGACCGGACCGTGCCCGCCGAGGACCTCTGGGCTCTGCCCCGCCTGGGCGAACGGGTGGCCTCCCCGGCCGAGGCGGCCCGGTTCCTGGAGGAGACAGCGGTAGGACGTCTGACCGGATTCGGGGAGCTCGACCCGCTGGTCATGGCGGTCACCCGTGCCCTGGACCGCCCCGCGCCACCCCCGGTGCCCGACCTGGCCGCACGCGCCGGGCTGAGCGAGCGCACCCTGCGCCGCCGCCTGGTCGACGCCGTCGGCTACGGCCCGAAGACCCTGGAGCGCATCCTCCGCTTCCAGCGCGTCGTACAGGCCGGACCCGGCGGGCTGGCCCGGGTGGCGGCCGAGGCCGGGTACGCCGACCAGGCCCACCTCAGCCGCGAGTTCCGGCGCCTGGCGGGCTACCCGCCCTCGTCTTTGCCGGGTCAACCAACAAACGCATAA
- a CDS encoding alpha/beta fold hydrolase: MAVVEANGIRLHVQRMAAKNTTAATPPTVVFIHGIGTDSLASFYFTLAGPVAGAGHEVLAYDLRGHGRSERTESGYRVSDSVADLVALLDQQEITGPVHLVGNSYGGTVAFSFAAAHPERTASLVVIESEPTSENWSVKMADLLGRARAQLQHEEALAWITENKGGHTSKLAKAAGRMMAATGIADELPTGPILTAEQVAGITAPVLAVFGSESDLVAQAPVLAAALPHCRTVIVPGQEHSVLVEAPKVMRELLLEWLAEQGARVVA, encoded by the coding sequence TTGGCGGTCGTCGAGGCCAACGGCATCCGCCTGCACGTCCAGCGGATGGCGGCCAAGAACACCACGGCGGCCACCCCGCCGACCGTGGTGTTCATCCACGGCATCGGCACGGACAGCCTCGCCAGCTTCTACTTCACCCTGGCCGGGCCGGTCGCGGGCGCCGGGCACGAGGTGCTCGCCTACGACCTGCGCGGGCACGGGCGCAGCGAGCGCACCGAGAGCGGCTACCGGGTCTCGGACTCGGTGGCCGACCTCGTGGCCCTGCTGGACCAGCAGGAGATCACCGGCCCGGTGCACCTGGTCGGCAACTCCTACGGGGGCACGGTGGCCTTCAGCTTCGCCGCCGCGCACCCGGAGCGCACCGCCAGCCTCGTGGTCATCGAGTCCGAGCCGACCAGCGAGAACTGGTCGGTGAAGATGGCCGACCTGCTCGGCCGGGCCCGCGCCCAGCTCCAGCACGAGGAAGCGCTGGCCTGGATCACCGAGAACAAGGGCGGGCACACCTCCAAGCTGGCCAAGGCGGCCGGGCGGATGATGGCGGCCACCGGCATCGCCGACGAGCTGCCCACCGGGCCGATCCTGACCGCCGAGCAGGTCGCGGGCATCACCGCGCCCGTGCTGGCGGTCTTCGGCAGCGAGTCCGATCTGGTCGCCCAGGCCCCGGTGCTGGCGGCGGCGCTGCCGCACTGCCGCACCGTGATCGTGCCCGGCCAGGAGCACTCGGTACTGGTCGAGGCCCCGAAGGTGATGCGGGAACTGCTCCTGGAATGGCTGGCCGAGCAGGGCGCGCGGGTGGTGGCGTGA
- a CDS encoding type I polyketide synthase, whose product MIQSTPVAIVGMAVLLPGAGDLESYWHNLVNGVDSITDVPADRWDPDFYHPGSAEGPAQADQVYCRRGGFVDASFDPVGFGVMPNSVAGTEPDQLIALRVAAAAIHDAGGAEHLPARDRVGVVLGRGGYLTPGLVRLDQRVRTAHQLTRTLGDLLPELGAEQLAKVRQAFTDQLGPNAPENAIGLVPNLAASRIANRLDLRGPAYTVDAACASSLVAVDQAVTELAAGRCDVMLAGGVHHCHDVTFWSVFSQLRALSKDQQIRPFDRRADGILIGEGTGVVVLKRLADAQRDGDRVYAVIRGTGVASDGRSASLFNPEPDGQVLAVQRAWAAAGLDPAAPGSVGLLEAHGTATQAGDTAELSTISRVFGTDGPSAVIGSVKSMIGHTMPAAGVASLVKAALALHRQVLLPTLHCEQPHAALAQTRFRPIDSAQPWELAQGQEVRRAAVNAFGFGGINAHVVLEEAPSAPRRPVVQVSEPEKVLTLSAPTPERLAELLDRPDTEIESTESTVDGVRLGLVAPTAKRLGIARKVVAKNVAWRGRNDVWYSPAPMLREGGSVAFVFPGLEAEFEPRVDDVAAHFGLSVPGLSTGNIGSHGKGVVGVGRLLDTVLRQLGVQPDHIAGHSVGEWTAMITSGIYDQAQVDAFLTDFDPDSLRVPGVVFAAFGCGADRVTEVMAGRPGVVLSHDNAPNQSIVCGLEPVVDALVLELRAKNVLGQVLPFRSGFHTPMLAPYLDPIREAAQNFRLHQPAVPMWSATTASPYPAAEQEVRELFVRHLLEPVRFRPLVRNMHAAGVRAFVQVGTGALGTLISDSLAGQDHLAISANSPKQSGMAQLRRVLTALWAEGAPTHPDRLNPAATRQSAKPKVRAGKELPLDLSARTIRLAEDVSGAIKASINAAVPQAQSTKLGSPQVSGLGDAFAELNRLAARFPLAAELGGLLKDTADTAATVLGAAGNGTLTTAPAPAPAGPLSTVLRMSTETMPYLRDHCFYRTPSDWPDDTDRFPVVPATTMITHMVEAAEQAAPGQRAIAVHNVKLLRWLVVAPPVDVEVTVTPLAPNRVKVTLGQNAESEVELAPAYPTDTPPVWTFTDAEQAPRITAKQLYDERFMFHGPLYQGVTALDAIGEKHIRGVITIPGGPGALLDNVGQVFGYWIMENETEKRVVFPVSMDRIRFFGAEPEAGTPLECLVRITQLTDQFFAGEMQLVHEGRVWCEIDAWTDRRFASNENTKMMERFPEHNRLSERRDAGFFVVWERWPDVASRDLMMRNYLNAAERAVYDTTSPRTRRQWLLGRMAVKDAVRQHLWDDGAGPMFPVELTVTGEAEVTGRNPLPPLTVSTAQEGRVGVAITRGGERPVGIDVRKVEEAAGTTAFTAALAAAARAHGGEPEQYEVVGAEGEVLTVRGATGSTPVTWTVITDPDGEIAGEYVVAWTNE is encoded by the coding sequence ATGATCCAGTCAACTCCGGTCGCCATCGTCGGGATGGCCGTGCTGCTCCCCGGCGCTGGCGACCTGGAGTCCTACTGGCACAACCTGGTCAACGGGGTCGACTCGATCACCGATGTCCCGGCAGACCGGTGGGACCCCGACTTCTACCACCCCGGCTCGGCCGAGGGCCCGGCCCAGGCGGACCAGGTCTACTGCCGCCGCGGCGGGTTCGTGGACGCCTCGTTCGACCCGGTGGGCTTCGGTGTCATGCCGAACTCGGTCGCCGGGACCGAACCGGACCAGCTGATCGCCCTGCGCGTGGCGGCCGCGGCCATCCACGACGCGGGCGGCGCCGAGCACCTGCCCGCCCGCGACCGCGTCGGCGTGGTGCTGGGCCGCGGCGGCTACCTCACCCCCGGCCTGGTGCGGCTGGACCAGCGGGTGCGCACCGCGCACCAGCTCACCCGCACCCTCGGCGACCTGCTCCCCGAGCTGGGCGCCGAGCAGCTGGCCAAGGTCCGGCAGGCCTTCACCGACCAGCTCGGCCCCAACGCCCCGGAGAACGCGATCGGGCTGGTGCCGAACCTGGCCGCCTCCCGCATCGCCAACCGCCTGGACCTGCGCGGCCCCGCCTACACCGTGGACGCCGCGTGCGCCTCCTCGCTGGTCGCGGTCGACCAGGCGGTCACCGAGCTGGCCGCGGGCCGCTGCGACGTGATGCTCGCCGGTGGGGTGCACCACTGCCACGACGTCACCTTCTGGAGCGTGTTCTCCCAGCTCCGCGCCCTGTCCAAGGACCAGCAGATCCGGCCCTTCGACCGGCGCGCGGACGGCATCCTCATCGGCGAGGGCACCGGCGTCGTGGTGCTCAAGCGCCTGGCGGACGCCCAGCGCGACGGCGACCGGGTGTACGCGGTCATCCGCGGCACCGGCGTGGCCTCCGACGGCCGCAGCGCCAGCCTGTTCAACCCCGAGCCGGACGGCCAGGTCCTCGCCGTCCAGCGCGCCTGGGCGGCCGCCGGGCTCGACCCAGCCGCCCCCGGCTCGGTCGGCCTGCTGGAGGCCCACGGCACCGCGACGCAGGCGGGCGACACCGCCGAGCTGTCCACCATCTCGCGGGTCTTCGGCACCGACGGCCCGAGCGCGGTGATCGGCTCGGTCAAGTCGATGATCGGCCACACCATGCCCGCCGCGGGCGTGGCCAGCCTGGTCAAGGCCGCCCTGGCCCTGCACCGGCAGGTGCTGCTGCCCACGCTGCACTGCGAGCAGCCGCACGCCGCCCTGGCGCAGACCCGGTTCCGGCCCATCGACTCCGCGCAGCCGTGGGAGCTGGCGCAGGGCCAGGAGGTGCGCCGCGCCGCGGTCAACGCCTTCGGCTTCGGCGGCATCAACGCCCACGTCGTGCTGGAGGAGGCCCCCAGCGCCCCGCGGCGGCCCGTGGTCCAGGTCAGCGAGCCGGAGAAGGTGCTGACGCTGTCCGCGCCGACCCCGGAGCGGCTGGCCGAGCTGCTGGACCGGCCGGACACCGAGATCGAGTCGACCGAATCCACTGTGGACGGTGTCCGGCTCGGGCTCGTCGCGCCCACGGCCAAGCGCCTGGGCATCGCGCGCAAGGTCGTGGCCAAGAACGTGGCCTGGCGCGGCCGCAACGACGTCTGGTACTCCCCCGCGCCGATGCTGCGCGAGGGCGGCTCGGTCGCCTTCGTCTTCCCCGGACTGGAAGCCGAGTTCGAGCCCCGCGTGGACGACGTGGCCGCCCACTTCGGCCTGTCCGTGCCCGGCCTTTCCACCGGCAACATCGGCTCGCACGGCAAGGGCGTCGTCGGCGTCGGCCGGTTGCTGGACACCGTGCTGCGGCAGCTGGGCGTCCAGCCCGACCACATCGCCGGGCACAGCGTCGGCGAGTGGACCGCGATGATCACCAGCGGCATCTACGACCAGGCCCAGGTGGACGCGTTCCTCACCGACTTCGACCCCGACTCGCTGCGCGTGCCGGGTGTGGTCTTCGCCGCCTTCGGCTGCGGCGCGGACCGGGTCACCGAGGTCATGGCGGGCCGTCCGGGCGTGGTCCTGTCCCACGACAACGCGCCCAACCAGTCCATCGTCTGCGGCCTGGAACCCGTGGTCGACGCGCTGGTGCTGGAACTGCGCGCGAAGAACGTGCTCGGCCAGGTGCTGCCGTTCCGCTCCGGCTTCCACACCCCGATGCTCGCGCCCTACCTGGACCCGATCCGCGAGGCCGCGCAGAACTTCCGCCTGCACCAGCCCGCGGTCCCGATGTGGTCGGCCACCACCGCCTCCCCGTACCCGGCCGCCGAGCAGGAGGTGCGCGAGCTGTTCGTGCGCCACCTCCTCGAACCGGTGCGGTTCCGGCCGCTCGTGCGGAACATGCACGCCGCGGGGGTCCGGGCGTTCGTGCAGGTCGGCACCGGCGCGCTGGGCACCCTGATCAGCGACTCGCTCGCCGGGCAGGACCACCTGGCCATCTCGGCCAACTCGCCGAAGCAGAGCGGCATGGCCCAGTTGCGGCGCGTGCTCACCGCCCTGTGGGCCGAGGGCGCGCCCACCCACCCCGACCGCCTCAACCCGGCCGCGACCAGGCAGTCGGCGAAGCCCAAGGTCAGGGCCGGAAAAGAGCTGCCGCTGGACCTCTCGGCGCGCACGATCCGCCTGGCCGAGGACGTCTCGGGTGCTATCAAGGCTTCGATAAACGCAGCTGTCCCCCAGGCCCAGTCGACCAAGCTGGGAAGCCCGCAGGTGAGCGGGCTCGGCGACGCCTTCGCCGAGCTGAACCGGCTCGCCGCGCGGTTCCCGCTTGCCGCTGAGCTTGGAGGACTCTTGAAGGACACCGCCGACACCGCAGCCACGGTTCTCGGGGCGGCCGGAAACGGCACCCTCACCACCGCCCCCGCGCCCGCCCCGGCGGGACCGCTGAGCACCGTGCTGCGGATGTCCACCGAGACCATGCCGTACCTGCGGGACCACTGCTTCTACCGCACCCCGTCGGACTGGCCGGATGACACCGACCGCTTCCCGGTGGTGCCCGCGACCACGATGATCACGCACATGGTGGAGGCCGCCGAACAGGCCGCCCCCGGTCAGCGCGCGATCGCCGTGCACAACGTGAAGCTGCTCCGCTGGCTCGTGGTCGCCCCGCCGGTCGACGTCGAGGTCACCGTGACCCCGCTGGCCCCCAACCGGGTCAAGGTCACCCTCGGCCAGAACGCCGAGTCCGAGGTCGAGCTCGCCCCGGCCTACCCCACCGACACCCCGCCGGTGTGGACCTTCACCGACGCCGAGCAGGCACCGCGCATCACCGCCAAGCAGCTCTACGACGAGCGGTTCATGTTCCACGGCCCGCTCTACCAGGGCGTCACCGCGCTCGACGCGATCGGCGAGAAGCACATCCGGGGTGTGATCACCATCCCCGGCGGGCCCGGCGCGCTGCTGGACAACGTCGGCCAGGTCTTCGGCTACTGGATCATGGAGAACGAGACCGAGAAGCGCGTGGTCTTCCCCGTCTCCATGGACCGCATCCGCTTCTTCGGCGCCGAGCCCGAGGCCGGTACCCCGCTGGAGTGCCTGGTCCGCATCACGCAGCTGACCGACCAGTTCTTCGCCGGTGAGATGCAGCTGGTGCACGAGGGCCGCGTGTGGTGCGAGATCGACGCGTGGACCGACCGCCGCTTCGCCAGCAACGAGAACACCAAGATGATGGAGCGCTTCCCCGAGCACAACCGGCTCTCCGAGCGGCGGGACGCGGGCTTCTTCGTGGTGTGGGAGCGCTGGCCGGACGTCGCCTCCCGCGACCTGATGATGCGCAACTACCTCAACGCGGCCGAGCGCGCCGTCTACGACACCACCTCCCCGCGCACGCGGCGGCAGTGGCTGCTCGGCCGGATGGCCGTCAAGGACGCGGTGCGCCAGCACCTCTGGGACGACGGGGCGGGCCCCATGTTCCCGGTGGAGCTGACCGTGACCGGTGAGGCGGAGGTGACCGGCCGCAACCCGCTGCCGCCGCTGACCGTCTCCACCGCGCAGGAAGGCCGGGTCGGCGTCGCGATCACCCGCGGCGGCGAGCGCCCGGTGGGCATCGACGTGCGCAAGGTCGAGGAGGCCGCGGGCACCACGGCCTTCACCGCGGCCCTGGCCGCCGCCGCCCGCGCGCACGGTGGCGAGCCCGAGCAGTACGAGGTGGTCGGCGCGGAGGGCGAAGTGCTCACCGTGCGCGGGGCCACCGGCAGCACCCCGGTGACGTGGACCGTCATCACCGACCCTGACGGTGAGATCGCAGGCGAGTACGTCGTCGCCTGGACCAACGAATGA
- a CDS encoding class I SAM-dependent methyltransferase has translation MSPRSTNRSWLRRGVHAALFAALVADTLALRRKVAGLRTLPERPAPGDDRFRLLHAEGVTVDNPTLNAARAHAKAEGLHALELVPRDLPTAQAMDLLRELDPATYRTDRQAKGAGAWHALLADDGVLRAAGYPAEHGGRDPAELARAAEKLKLHAPDGTDLVVAPRLTTSPEIAEEDARILARVHGRRTGGVLGPRLGFLGAVAGSALLSPAAAAALLAAWSAQPLIVFAGSRTVKPVDLWSYTARRVLTEPQRLLAAIKEANQATENDPDPVTELRPGYQAEIAEGLDRFFEPRRADCPWCGSGNLATHLKLPDLLQHKPGEFTLDRCQSCTHIFQNPRLTIAGLDFYYRDFYDGLGEVRTDSLFKARGMSYRPRAEMLKPFADPESWLDVGTGHGHFCNAAREVWPETTFDGLDITEGVELAEHRGWVDRGYRGLFPDLAADIMESYDVVSMYHYLEHSRDPRQELEAALKVLKPGGHLMIEVPDPESRWGKLLGKWWLPWLQPQHLHFVPIGNLREALTEMGFTVVAEQRGEPHEPIDLIGAAWNAVNHYAPQDDAPWHPSAPTAGQKAGRTAAMVAAAPALLGATVLDRVLSPLSKKYGASSAYRILARKATD, from the coding sequence GTGAGCCCGCGTTCCACCAACCGGTCCTGGCTGCGCCGCGGGGTGCACGCCGCGCTGTTCGCCGCGCTGGTGGCCGACACCCTCGCGCTGCGCCGCAAAGTCGCGGGGCTGCGCACCCTCCCGGAGCGCCCCGCCCCGGGCGATGACCGCTTCCGCCTGCTGCACGCCGAGGGCGTCACGGTGGACAACCCCACGCTCAACGCCGCCCGCGCGCACGCCAAGGCCGAGGGCCTGCACGCCCTGGAGCTGGTGCCGAGGGACCTGCCGACCGCGCAGGCCATGGACCTGCTGCGCGAGCTGGACCCCGCCACCTACCGCACCGACCGCCAGGCCAAGGGCGCCGGGGCCTGGCACGCGCTGCTGGCCGACGACGGTGTGCTGCGCGCCGCCGGGTACCCCGCCGAGCACGGCGGCCGGGATCCGGCCGAGCTGGCCCGCGCGGCGGAGAAGCTCAAGCTGCACGCCCCGGACGGCACCGACCTCGTGGTCGCGCCCCGCCTGACCACCTCCCCGGAGATCGCCGAGGAGGACGCCAGGATCCTGGCCCGCGTGCACGGCCGCCGCACCGGCGGTGTGCTCGGCCCGCGCCTGGGCTTCCTGGGCGCGGTCGCGGGCAGCGCGCTGCTCAGCCCGGCCGCCGCGGCCGCCCTGCTCGCCGCCTGGTCGGCGCAGCCGCTGATCGTGTTCGCGGGCAGCCGCACGGTCAAGCCGGTGGACCTGTGGTCCTACACCGCGCGCCGCGTGCTCACCGAGCCCCAGCGCCTGCTGGCGGCCATCAAGGAGGCCAACCAGGCCACCGAGAACGACCCGGACCCGGTCACCGAGCTGCGCCCCGGCTACCAGGCCGAGATCGCCGAGGGCCTGGACCGCTTCTTCGAGCCGCGCCGCGCGGACTGCCCGTGGTGCGGCAGCGGGAACCTGGCCACCCACCTCAAGCTGCCGGACCTGCTCCAGCACAAGCCGGGCGAGTTCACCCTGGACCGCTGCCAGTCCTGCACGCACATCTTCCAGAACCCGCGCCTGACCATCGCGGGCCTGGACTTCTACTACCGCGACTTCTACGACGGCCTGGGCGAGGTCCGCACGGACAGCCTGTTCAAGGCCAGGGGCATGAGCTACCGCCCCCGCGCGGAGATGCTCAAGCCCTTCGCCGACCCGGAGTCCTGGCTGGACGTGGGCACCGGCCACGGCCACTTCTGCAACGCCGCCCGCGAGGTCTGGCCGGAGACCACCTTCGACGGCCTGGACATCACCGAGGGCGTGGAGCTGGCCGAGCACCGGGGCTGGGTGGACCGCGGCTACCGGGGCCTGTTCCCGGACCTGGCCGCGGACATCATGGAGAGCTACGACGTGGTCTCCATGTACCACTACCTGGAGCACAGCCGGGACCCGCGCCAGGAGCTCGAGGCGGCCCTGAAGGTGCTCAAGCCGGGCGGCCACCTGATGATCGAGGTGCCCGACCCGGAGTCCAGGTGGGGCAAGCTGCTGGGCAAGTGGTGGCTGCCCTGGCTCCAGCCCCAGCACCTGCACTTCGTGCCGATCGGCAACCTGCGCGAGGCCCTGACCGAGATGGGCTTCACCGTGGTGGCCGAGCAGCGCGGCGAGCCGCACGAGCCGATCGACCTGATCGGCGCGGCCTGGAACGCGGTCAACCACTACGCGCCGCAGGACGACGCGCCCTGGCACCCCAGCGCCCCGACGGCGGGCCAGAAGGCCGGGCGCACGGCGGCCATGGTGGCGGCGGCCCCGGCCCTGCTGGGCGCCACGGTCCTGGACCGCGTGCTGTCCCCGCTGTCCAAGAAGTACGGCGCCTCCAGCGCCTACCGGATCCTGGCCCGCAAGGCCACGGACTGA
- a CDS encoding glycosyltransferase, whose protein sequence is MRVLFVVPPLHGHVNPTVSLAASLRASGHEVAWAGHGEFLAHVLGGDAEVFDCATPALIEDRPADLRGPGAFKFLWETFLIPLAQAMLPDVEAAVEAFKPDLLVADQQAMAGPLVALRLGLPWVTSATTSAEFTDPFRGMPKVIEWQRQTMADLRARAGVTAEVDLRYSPHLVLAFTSRELVGELDGSFDEVAFVGPATLDRPEDTPFPWERLDARAAVLVSLGTANAEAGQRFIAEAATGLGTLADEVLGIVVDPLGVVTDPPPNVVVVPRVPQLKLLPRLSAVVCHGGHNTVCETLAHGLPLVVAPIRDDQPVIAQQVADAGAGVRLRFTRATASHIATAVSTVLDEPDYREAARRIAGSFAAAGGPDAVVRRLEALSAQVAPAAKGRISE, encoded by the coding sequence GTGAGGGTCCTGTTCGTCGTGCCGCCACTGCACGGGCACGTCAACCCCACCGTCAGCCTGGCCGCCTCGCTGCGCGCGAGCGGGCACGAGGTGGCCTGGGCCGGGCACGGGGAGTTCCTGGCGCACGTGCTCGGCGGGGACGCCGAGGTCTTCGACTGCGCCACCCCGGCCCTGATCGAGGACCGGCCCGCCGACCTGCGCGGACCCGGCGCGTTCAAGTTCCTCTGGGAGACCTTCCTCATCCCGCTCGCACAGGCCATGCTGCCCGACGTTGAGGCCGCGGTGGAGGCGTTCAAGCCCGACCTGCTCGTCGCCGACCAGCAGGCCATGGCCGGTCCGCTGGTCGCGCTGCGGCTCGGCCTGCCCTGGGTGACCTCGGCGACCACCTCGGCGGAGTTCACCGACCCGTTCCGGGGCATGCCCAAGGTCATCGAGTGGCAGCGCCAGACCATGGCCGACCTGCGCGCCCGCGCCGGGGTCACCGCCGAGGTCGACCTGCGGTACTCCCCGCACCTGGTGCTCGCCTTCACCTCCCGCGAGCTGGTCGGCGAGCTGGACGGCTCCTTCGACGAGGTCGCCTTCGTCGGCCCGGCCACCCTGGACCGGCCGGAGGACACCCCGTTCCCGTGGGAGCGCCTGGACGCCCGGGCCGCGGTCCTGGTCAGCCTGGGCACCGCCAACGCCGAGGCCGGGCAGCGGTTCATCGCCGAAGCCGCCACCGGGCTCGGCACACTGGCCGACGAGGTGCTCGGCATCGTGGTCGACCCGCTCGGCGTGGTCACCGACCCGCCGCCCAACGTGGTCGTGGTGCCCCGGGTGCCGCAGCTCAAGCTGCTGCCGCGCCTGTCGGCCGTGGTCTGCCACGGCGGGCACAACACCGTCTGCGAGACCCTCGCGCACGGCCTGCCGCTGGTCGTTGCCCCCATCCGCGACGACCAGCCGGTCATCGCGCAGCAGGTCGCCGACGCGGGCGCCGGGGTGCGCCTGAGGTTCACCCGCGCCACCGCAAGTCACATCGCCACCGCCGTGAGCACCGTGCTGGACGAGCCGGACTACCGCGAGGCGGCCCGGCGGATCGCCGGGTCCTTCGCCGCCGCCGGCGGCCCGGACGCCGTCGTGCGGCGCCTGGAAGCACTGTCCGCACAGGTAGCACCCGCCGCCAAGGGGAGGATCTCCGAGTGA